GTCTTTAAAAGCAGTAATTCGTAATAAACCCACATGGTGTCATCGCTAATAGACATGATTTTACCAAACATATCCTTAGCCGTATCATTAAAAGAAATGTAATTATCATAGCTTTTCGACATCTTTTGCACGCCATCTAAGCCAACGAGCAGGGGCATACAGATAACGGCTTGCTCAGACATGCCGGCATCCTTTTGTAAGATCCTGCCTACGAGTAGGTTGAAAAGCTGGTCGGTGCCGCCGAGCTCAACGTCTGCCTGAACCATTATAGAATCATAGCCTTGGACGAGCGGGTAGAGGAACTCTACAATCGAAATGGGGGTATTGTGTTGATAGCGCTTGGAAAAATCGTCCCTTTCGAGCATGCGGGCAACGGTCATTTTGCGTGCCAAGTTTAAGGAGTCCGCAAACGTCATATCCTTAAACCATTCACTATTATAGCGAACTTCGGTTTTATCCTTATCCAGAACCTTAAAAACCTGGTCGAGATAAGTTTTGGCGTTTATTTGAACCTCTTCCGTAGATAGCACCGGACGGGTGGCGGAACGACCTGAAGGATCGCCTATCATAGCTGTGTAATCCCCTATAATCAAGACAGCTTGGTGCCCAAGCTCCTGAAATTGGCGCAATTTATTGAATACGACTAGATGGCCAAAAGTGAGGTCAGGGCGAGTAGGGTCTACGCCTAATTTGACCCGTAATGGCTTATTAGAAGCCATTTTGCTTTTTAAATCCTCTTCCCCGATCAAGGTGTCTGTACCCTGTTTGATGATATTTAGCGCATTCATTAGAGGGGCAGTATAGT
The genomic region above belongs to Verrucomicrobia bacterium CG1_02_43_26 and contains:
- a CDS encoding tyrosine--tRNA ligase produces the protein MNALNIIKQGTDTLIGEEDLKSKMASNKPLRVKLGVDPTRPDLTFGHLVVFNKLRQFQELGHQAVLIIGDYTAMIGDPSGRSATRPVLSTEEVQINAKTYLDQVFKVLDKDKTEVRYNSEWFKDMTFADSLNLARKMTVARMLERDDFSKRYQHNTPISIVEFLYPLVQGYDSIMVQADVELGGTDQLFNLLVGRILQKDAGMSEQAVICMPLLVGLDGVQKMSKSYDNYISFNDTAKDMFGKIMSISDDTMWVYYELLLLKTPHEVEQLKDAHPMAMKKALAQALVSRFYSPEQGAHELAQFESVFSKGNLPEDMPEFSFASLSPELTMNLIDLIAATQLFPSKKEIRRLLEQGSVKVDNEKATDPFMPIEVTQDAHIFQIGKRVYFKLLP